One Telluria mixta DNA window includes the following coding sequences:
- the gloA2 gene encoding SMU1112c/YaeR family gloxylase I-like metalloprotein — protein MHLVARGSSNREIARTPWRSACGAATWISPTFPDPSPCTATAMFTRIHHAAIICVDYARSRHFYTDVLGLRIVAENHRAQRDSWKLDLALPDGSQIELFSFPNAPARPSYPEACGLRHLAFAVGDLPACIRHLEAHGVAVEPVRTDEYTGRRFTFFADPDGLPLELYET, from the coding sequence ATGCACCTGGTCGCGCGCGGCAGTTCCAACCGCGAGATCGCGCGCACGCCGTGGCGATCTGCATGCGGCGCGGCTACCTGGATCTCTCCGACCTTCCCTGACCCGTCACCCTGCACCGCTACCGCCATGTTCACCCGCATCCACCACGCCGCCATCATCTGCGTCGACTATGCCCGCTCCCGCCACTTCTACACGGACGTGCTGGGCCTGCGCATCGTCGCCGAAAACCACCGCGCGCAACGCGACTCCTGGAAGCTGGACCTGGCGCTGCCCGATGGGTCGCAGATCGAGTTGTTCTCATTCCCGAACGCGCCCGCACGGCCGTCGTACCCGGAAGCCTGCGGCCTGCGGCACCTCGCGTTCGCGGTCGGCGACCTGCCGGCCTGCATCCGGCATCTCGAAGCGCACGGCGTCGCCGTGGAACCGGTGCGCACGGACGAATACACCGGCAGGCGCTTTACCTTCTTCGCCGATCCGGACGGCCTGCCGCTCGAGCTGTACGAAACCTGA
- a CDS encoding glycoside hydrolase family 43 protein: MKRYSVQAMVLSGALALGLASSMTMAVAADDASATVARFEKFSYQGRAQENVRPRDGEFVNPILSGYYPDPSIARVGDDYYLVNSSFTNFPGLPVFHSRDLVNWTQVGNALDRPGQADFTGVRASQGIYAPDISYHDGLFYIITTCSSCPGGTGNFVITAKDPAGPWSQPVTIRGLQGIDPSLVRDGDKLYVVYNNAPEGKPRYEGHRAIWIAELDPRTLQFAGKPKVLVDGGVVPAKRPIWIEGPHIFNKDGYYYLICAEGGTADEHSEVVFRSRTITGPYVPGPVNPILTQRDLDPKRPNPVTTAGHADFVQTQNGQWWAVFLATRPYPGNFYNIGRETFMLPVDWKDGWPLMLEQGRTVPYAVTKPALPPQPAAPVPTSGNFAYVDEFDGPLSSAWIGIRIPRAPLYTVERGALVLRAGAPLGDLRGVPAFVGRRQQHHVATVSTVVDAVPRHDGDRAGLVAMQNDDNHVFLGVTRSGGKDVVALYKTEGGKETLVASRPAASGRVELVMDMDGGQASYRYRDGDVTTTLADKVDIRFLSTQKAGGFVGVVIGPYAASGSN, encoded by the coding sequence ATGAAACGATATTCCGTACAGGCCATGGTGTTATCGGGGGCACTGGCCCTGGGTCTTGCTTCTTCCATGACGATGGCGGTCGCGGCGGACGACGCAAGCGCGACCGTCGCGCGCTTCGAGAAGTTTTCCTATCAGGGACGGGCCCAGGAAAACGTCCGGCCGCGCGACGGCGAGTTCGTCAATCCGATATTGAGCGGCTATTACCCGGACCCGTCGATCGCGCGCGTCGGCGACGATTATTACCTGGTGAATTCCTCGTTCACGAATTTCCCGGGACTGCCCGTGTTCCACTCCAGGGATCTCGTCAACTGGACGCAGGTTGGCAACGCGCTCGACCGGCCCGGCCAGGCCGATTTCACCGGTGTGCGCGCCTCGCAGGGCATTTATGCCCCGGACATCTCGTATCACGATGGCCTGTTCTACATTATCACCACGTGTTCGAGCTGCCCGGGCGGCACGGGGAATTTCGTCATCACGGCAAAGGATCCGGCCGGCCCGTGGTCGCAGCCGGTCACGATCCGGGGCCTGCAGGGTATCGATCCATCCCTCGTCCGGGATGGCGACAAGCTCTATGTCGTGTACAACAATGCACCGGAAGGCAAGCCGCGCTACGAAGGCCATCGCGCGATCTGGATCGCGGAGCTGGACCCGCGCACCTTGCAGTTCGCCGGCAAGCCGAAGGTCCTCGTCGACGGCGGCGTGGTCCCCGCGAAGCGGCCGATCTGGATCGAGGGGCCGCACATCTTCAACAAGGACGGCTACTACTACCTCATCTGCGCTGAAGGCGGGACGGCGGACGAGCACTCCGAAGTCGTGTTCCGCTCCAGGACGATCACGGGCCCCTATGTGCCGGGACCCGTCAATCCGATCCTGACGCAGCGCGACCTGGACCCGAAGCGCCCGAACCCCGTCACCACGGCCGGTCACGCCGACTTCGTCCAGACGCAGAACGGGCAATGGTGGGCCGTCTTCCTGGCGACCCGGCCTTATCCGGGCAATTTCTATAACATCGGGCGCGAAACCTTCATGCTGCCCGTCGACTGGAAGGATGGCTGGCCGCTGATGCTGGAGCAGGGCAGGACGGTGCCGTATGCCGTCACGAAGCCGGCATTGCCGCCGCAACCGGCGGCGCCGGTGCCCACCAGCGGCAACTTCGCGTATGTCGACGAATTCGACGGTCCGCTGTCGTCCGCCTGGATCGGCATCCGCATTCCCCGGGCGCCGCTGTACACCGTCGAACGCGGTGCACTGGTGCTGCGCGCCGGCGCGCCGCTGGGCGATCTGCGCGGCGTGCCCGCCTTCGTGGGCCGGCGCCAGCAGCATCACGTCGCCACCGTATCGACCGTGGTCGACGCCGTGCCGCGCCACGACGGCGACCGCGCGGGCCTCGTCGCGATGCAGAACGACGACAACCACGTGTTCCTTGGCGTGACGCGCAGCGGCGGCAAGGACGTGGTGGCCCTCTACAAGACGGAGGGCGGCAAGGAGACGCTGGTGGCGAGCAGGCCGGCCGCGTCCGGGCGGGTGGAGCTCGTCATGGACATGGACGGCGGCCAGGCCAGCTACCGCTACCGCGACGGGGACGTGACCACGACCCTGGCCGACAAGGTCGATATCCGCTTCCTGTCGACGCAGAAAGCGGGCGGATTCGTGGGTGTCGTGATCGGTCCCTACGCTGCGTCCGGAAGCAACTGA
- a CDS encoding methyl-accepting chemotaxis protein, with protein sequence MNLLTHMGIGHRLGLGFGAILATMVLTTAVGIHRLDAVTNATRTMTSEPLTKERLVSDFHTLIFGSVRRTTAIVRSTDPQLATFFKEETAWSMKQGDVILGQLVPLLTEEEEKAQYRRAMARREAYNAARDRATRAKAEGRMDESAAVFEKEFLPAARDFQQALQDLVTLQRRKIDAHAQAIGALGRLGTLTMALLTAAAVVAGAVGAWWLTRSIVRPIRVAVAVAETVASGNLTRRIDSSSGDETGALLRALRHMNDSLVGIVAQVRQGTDTIATAAQQISAGNLDLSARTEQQAGSLEETASSMEALTATVRRNADSAHEANRLAIDASQVAAQGGAVVGDVVAMMGAIDASAKRIVDIIGVIDGIAFQTNILALNAAVEAARAGEQGRGFAVVASEVRNLAQRSAAAAREIKALISASAAEVDAGTRLVHQAGATMEQVVTSVRRVAGIVAGISSASREQTHGIEQVNSAIGQMDRVTQQNAALVEQAAAAAASMQEQANRLADMVSVFQIDVPRRFVKPPAIPFMNQLI encoded by the coding sequence GTGAACCTGCTGACGCACATGGGTATCGGCCACCGCCTCGGCCTCGGATTCGGGGCCATCCTGGCCACGATGGTGCTGACCACCGCGGTCGGCATCCATCGCCTGGACGCGGTGACGAACGCGACCCGGACCATGACGTCCGAGCCGTTGACGAAGGAACGCCTCGTTTCCGACTTTCATACGCTGATCTTCGGATCGGTGCGCCGCACGACCGCCATCGTCAGGAGCACCGATCCGCAGCTGGCCACGTTCTTCAAGGAAGAGACGGCCTGGTCGATGAAGCAGGGGGACGTCATCCTCGGGCAACTCGTTCCTCTGCTCACCGAGGAAGAGGAAAAGGCCCAGTACCGGCGCGCGATGGCCAGGCGCGAGGCCTATAACGCCGCGCGCGACCGGGCGACCAGGGCCAAGGCCGAGGGCAGGATGGACGAATCCGCCGCCGTCTTCGAGAAAGAATTCCTGCCGGCGGCGCGGGACTTCCAGCAGGCGTTGCAAGACCTGGTGACCTTGCAGCGCAGGAAGATCGATGCGCATGCGCAGGCGATCGGCGCTCTCGGCCGGCTCGGCACGCTGACGATGGCGCTCCTCACGGCAGCCGCCGTCGTCGCGGGTGCGGTCGGTGCGTGGTGGCTGACGCGGTCGATCGTGCGGCCGATCCGCGTGGCCGTCGCCGTCGCCGAGACCGTCGCCAGCGGCAACCTCACGCGTCGCATCGACTCATCATCCGGCGACGAGACCGGCGCCCTGTTGCGCGCGCTGCGCCACATGAACGACAGCCTCGTGGGCATCGTGGCGCAGGTTCGCCAGGGTACCGATACCATCGCCACCGCCGCGCAGCAAATCAGTGCCGGCAACCTCGACCTCTCGGCGCGCACCGAACAGCAGGCCGGCTCGCTGGAGGAAACCGCTTCGTCGATGGAAGCGCTGACGGCCACCGTGCGCCGGAATGCGGACAGCGCGCACGAAGCCAACCGCCTCGCCATCGACGCGTCGCAGGTGGCGGCCCAGGGCGGCGCCGTCGTCGGCGACGTCGTGGCGATGATGGGGGCGATCGACGCCTCGGCAAAGAGGATCGTCGACATCATCGGCGTCATCGACGGCATCGCATTCCAGACCAATATCCTGGCGTTGAACGCCGCCGTCGAAGCCGCGCGCGCAGGCGAACAGGGACGCGGCTTCGCGGTCGTGGCCTCGGAAGTGCGCAACCTGGCGCAGCGCTCGGCCGCCGCCGCCAGGGAAATCAAGGCGCTGATCTCCGCCTCGGCGGCCGAGGTCGATGCCGGGACGCGGCTCGTCCACCAGGCCGGCGCGACCATGGAGCAGGTGGTGACGAGCGTGCGCCGGGTCGCCGGCATCGTCGCCGGGATCAGCAGCGCGAGCCGGGAACAGACCCACGGCATCGAGCAGGTCAACAGCGCCATCGGCCAGATGGATCGGGTGACCCAGCAGAACGCCGCTCTCGTCGAACAGGCGGCCGCGGCCGCCGCGTCGATGCAGGAGCAGGCTAACCGGCTCGCGGACATGGTCAGCGTGTTCCAGATCGATGTCCCGCGCCGCTTCGTGAAGCCGCCAGCAATACCTTTTATGAATCAATTGATATAA
- a CDS encoding tannase/feruloyl esterase family alpha/beta hydrolase, whose translation MMKAFHPLQGLLAITVLLAGCHGGAAVAPADTTAAALAVVKPVADCTQLAAVDVTDIGGAGSKINSATVVATTVNGSSVSLCVVKGTLAPSNTFEVALPVGTWTQRFAALGCGGLCGNVADPTKEDAISFSYKCPLVQQGGFVTAATDMGHQGFDPGWTADAQKQADFAYRGQHITTLAAKKLIKAYYGQEQKFSYFVGCSDGGREALMAAQRYPNDYNGIVAGAPAAHFQLQNSVFHGWSVVANSTTGDSSGNSILYPDKVAVLHKAVLAACADTPDGLISDPRACRFDPASIACPAGAQDTSQCLTQAEVLAAGRIYGGPADAKTGAPMQAGRPVFGSEGNWVGVEVPTSGSSSAPVPVKSGVFSYNIVTGAYNLIFTGTPARPDIDTFGYTDSSFYATYLAENHPLNDATNPDLSAFRKAGGKLILWHGWADQHISPLYTIQYYEAMQGQMGQATVDEFARLYLVPGVAHCGGGEGNDNIDLVSGITGWVEQGTAPGSVMTYKLDSAGAQTASRPVYPYPAVAQYTGSGDWHDGANYASGAPRYNVRTPSWPGSIFYTPYAPKVQGVPAP comes from the coding sequence ATGATGAAAGCATTCCACCCCCTGCAAGGGTTGCTGGCCATTACCGTGCTGCTGGCGGGCTGCCACGGCGGTGCCGCCGTCGCTCCCGCCGACACCACCGCGGCCGCGCTCGCCGTCGTCAAGCCCGTTGCCGACTGCACGCAGCTGGCAGCGGTCGACGTGACCGATATCGGCGGCGCCGGCAGCAAGATCAACTCGGCCACGGTGGTCGCCACGACCGTCAACGGCAGCAGCGTCAGCCTGTGCGTCGTGAAGGGCACGCTGGCGCCGTCGAACACGTTCGAGGTGGCGCTGCCGGTCGGCACCTGGACCCAGCGCTTCGCGGCGCTGGGCTGCGGCGGGCTGTGCGGCAATGTCGCCGATCCGACGAAGGAAGATGCCATCAGCTTCAGCTACAAATGTCCGCTGGTGCAGCAGGGCGGCTTCGTGACCGCGGCGACCGACATGGGTCACCAGGGTTTCGATCCCGGCTGGACCGCCGACGCGCAGAAGCAGGCCGACTTCGCCTACCGCGGCCAGCACATCACCACCTTGGCCGCGAAAAAGCTGATCAAGGCCTATTATGGGCAGGAGCAGAAGTTTTCGTACTTCGTCGGCTGCTCGGACGGTGGCCGTGAAGCGCTGATGGCCGCGCAGCGCTATCCGAACGACTACAACGGCATCGTCGCGGGCGCGCCCGCCGCCCACTTCCAGTTGCAGAACTCGGTGTTTCACGGCTGGAGCGTCGTCGCCAACAGCACGACCGGCGACAGCAGCGGCAACTCGATCCTGTACCCGGACAAGGTGGCCGTGCTGCACAAGGCCGTGCTGGCCGCCTGCGCCGACACGCCCGACGGCCTGATCTCCGATCCACGCGCGTGCCGCTTCGATCCGGCCTCGATCGCCTGCCCAGCCGGCGCACAGGACACCAGCCAGTGTCTGACCCAGGCCGAAGTGCTGGCCGCCGGCCGGATCTACGGCGGCCCGGCCGATGCGAAGACGGGGGCACCGATGCAGGCCGGCCGCCCGGTATTCGGCTCGGAAGGCAACTGGGTGGGCGTCGAGGTGCCGACATCGGGCTCGTCGAGCGCGCCCGTCCCGGTGAAGTCCGGCGTGTTCAGCTACAACATCGTGACCGGCGCCTACAACCTCATCTTCACGGGCACGCCGGCCAGGCCGGACATCGACACGTTCGGCTATACCGACAGCAGCTTCTACGCGACCTACCTGGCGGAGAACCATCCGCTCAACGACGCGACCAACCCCGACCTGTCGGCCTTCCGGAAAGCCGGCGGCAAGCTGATCCTGTGGCATGGCTGGGCCGACCAGCACATCTCGCCGCTGTACACGATCCAGTACTACGAGGCGATGCAGGGCCAGATGGGACAGGCCACGGTCGACGAGTTCGCGCGCCTGTACCTGGTGCCCGGGGTGGCCCACTGCGGCGGCGGCGAAGGCAACGACAACATCGACCTGGTGTCGGGCATCACCGGCTGGGTGGAGCAGGGCACCGCGCCGGGCTCGGTCATGACCTACAAGCTGGACAGCGCCGGCGCCCAGACGGCATCGCGTCCCGTCTATCCGTATCCGGCCGTGGCCCAGTACACCGGCAGCGGCGACTGGCACGACGGCGCCAACTACGCCAGCGGCGCACCGCGCTACAACGTGCGCACGCCGTCGTGGCCGGGCTCGATCTTCTACACGCCGTACGCGCCGAAGGTGCAGGGCGTGCCCGCGCCGTGA
- a CDS encoding porin: MKKIIALAAIAACGVAHAQTNVTMYGLLDTAIDYNTNADAAGHSRTWMPSLGGGMFPSRIGFRGTEDLGGGLKAIFTLETGIYTDSGTTGQGNRLFGRQAWVGLAGSWGQVTLGRNYNMLYNSMPEVEIIGPAQYGLGSLDAGIPNGRTDNSVAYKGTFGAVTVGATYSLGRDVSNAGGPGGTNCPGEAAADAQACREWSAMLRYDTPAWGITSAYDRKNGGTGAAAGLTTSNLTDSRLHLAGYTKFDGWRLAAGAVVRDNEGSSATPRSNLYYFDGAYKLSPVVTIDGLAGRLDYKNSGNDSTLYMLRAIYDLSKRTSTYVAIGHVSNSGTAAVALSAGGAVGAGMAQNGIITGIKHSF; the protein is encoded by the coding sequence ATGAAGAAGATCATCGCGCTCGCCGCCATCGCCGCGTGCGGCGTTGCCCACGCACAGACCAACGTCACGATGTACGGCCTGCTGGATACGGCCATCGACTACAACACGAACGCCGACGCGGCGGGCCACAGCCGCACGTGGATGCCGAGCCTGGGCGGCGGCATGTTCCCGTCCCGTATCGGCTTCCGCGGCACGGAAGACCTCGGCGGCGGCCTGAAGGCGATCTTCACGCTGGAGACGGGCATCTACACGGACAGCGGCACGACCGGCCAGGGCAACCGCCTGTTCGGCCGCCAGGCGTGGGTGGGCCTCGCCGGCAGTTGGGGCCAGGTCACGCTGGGCCGCAACTACAACATGCTGTACAACTCGATGCCGGAAGTGGAGATCATCGGCCCGGCGCAGTACGGCCTCGGCTCGCTCGACGCCGGCATCCCGAACGGCCGCACCGACAATTCGGTCGCGTATAAAGGCACGTTTGGCGCGGTGACGGTCGGCGCGACGTACAGCCTCGGCCGCGACGTGTCGAACGCCGGCGGTCCGGGCGGCACCAACTGCCCGGGCGAGGCGGCGGCCGACGCGCAAGCCTGCCGCGAGTGGTCGGCCATGCTGCGCTACGACACGCCGGCGTGGGGCATCACGAGCGCCTACGACCGCAAGAACGGCGGCACCGGCGCGGCGGCTGGGCTCACCACGAGCAACCTGACGGACAGCCGACTGCACCTCGCCGGCTACACGAAGTTCGACGGCTGGCGCCTGGCCGCCGGCGCCGTCGTGCGCGACAACGAAGGTTCCTCGGCCACCCCGCGCAGCAACCTGTATTACTTCGACGGTGCCTATAAACTGTCGCCGGTCGTGACGATCGACGGCCTGGCCGGCCGCCTGGACTACAAGAACAGCGGCAACGACAGCACCCTCTATATGCTGCGCGCGATCTACGATCTGTCGAAGCGCACGTCGACCTACGTCGCGATCGGCCACGTGAGCAACAGCGGCACGGCGGCGGTCGCGCTGTCCGCCGGCGGCGCCGTCGGCGCGGGCATGGCGCAGAACGGCATCATCACCGGCATCAAGCATTCGTTCTGA
- a CDS encoding MFS transporter, with product MNTAHTLDVRAHINGRKMSGYQWLLLFLCFLIITTDGIDVAIMGFLAPAITKEWGISKAAFGVVMSAAPIGLAIGALMIGPLSDRYGRKRLLMVAVGWFGLFSVLASQANDVVSLSALRFLTGLGLGAAMPNTTTLLSEYVPEARRSTLLAIMFTGFNLGSALVGFGAAALLPEYGWRMVLVVGGAIPLACLPFYIFLVPESVRFLVVNKYPAARIATTLQRVVGGDVPAGAAFTISEQKVEGKAKVGALLAPSFRGITLSLWATYFMGLLVIYLLSGWLPTLIKEAGLPIERAANITAMFQLGGTVGALFVGWLMDRWTPNKVIAATYLIGAAFILAVASSGVQSGFFGILVLLAGFCMSGAQTGLNAFAPQCYPTAVRATGVSWMQGIGRFGSIFGSAAGGILLSMGWGFSAVIAILAIPATLAALSIVFTRFAARAVPATA from the coding sequence ATGAATACGGCACACACCCTCGATGTGCGGGCGCACATCAACGGCCGCAAGATGTCCGGCTACCAGTGGCTCTTGCTTTTCCTCTGCTTCCTCATCATCACCACGGACGGTATCGACGTCGCCATCATGGGCTTCCTCGCGCCGGCGATCACGAAGGAGTGGGGCATTTCCAAGGCGGCGTTCGGCGTCGTGATGAGTGCGGCGCCGATCGGCCTGGCCATCGGCGCGCTGATGATCGGCCCACTGTCCGACCGCTACGGCCGCAAGCGCCTGCTGATGGTGGCCGTCGGCTGGTTCGGCCTGTTCAGCGTGCTGGCCTCGCAGGCGAACGACGTCGTGTCGCTGTCCGCGCTGCGCTTCCTGACCGGTCTCGGTCTCGGCGCCGCCATGCCCAATACGACGACCCTGCTGTCCGAGTACGTGCCGGAGGCGCGCCGCAGCACGCTGCTCGCCATCATGTTCACAGGTTTTAACCTGGGCTCGGCCCTCGTCGGCTTCGGCGCGGCCGCGCTGCTGCCGGAGTACGGCTGGCGCATGGTGCTGGTCGTCGGCGGCGCGATCCCGCTCGCCTGCCTGCCGTTCTACATCTTCCTCGTGCCGGAGTCCGTGCGCTTCCTGGTCGTCAATAAGTATCCGGCAGCACGTATCGCCACCACGCTCCAGCGTGTCGTCGGCGGCGACGTGCCGGCGGGCGCCGCCTTCACGATCAGCGAGCAGAAGGTCGAGGGCAAGGCCAAGGTCGGCGCGCTGCTGGCGCCCAGCTTCCGCGGCATCACGCTGTCGCTGTGGGCCACCTATTTCATGGGCCTGCTGGTCATCTACCTGCTGTCGGGCTGGCTGCCGACACTCATCAAGGAAGCGGGCCTGCCGATCGAGCGCGCCGCCAACATCACCGCGATGTTCCAGCTCGGCGGCACCGTCGGCGCGCTGTTCGTCGGCTGGCTGATGGACCGCTGGACGCCGAACAAGGTCATCGCCGCGACGTATCTCATCGGTGCCGCGTTTATCCTCGCCGTCGCATCGAGCGGCGTGCAATCCGGTTTCTTCGGTATCCTCGTGCTGCTGGCAGGCTTCTGCATGAGCGGTGCCCAGACCGGCCTGAACGCCTTCGCGCCGCAATGCTACCCGACCGCGGTGCGTGCCACGGGCGTCAGCTGGATGCAGGGCATCGGCCGCTTCGGCAGCATCTTCGGCTCGGCCGCGGGCGGCATCCTGCTGTCGATGGGCTGGGGCTTCTCGGCGGTGATCGCGATCCTCGCCATCCCGGCCACGCTCGCGGCGCTGTCCATCGTCTTCACCCGGTTCGCGGCACGGGCCGTACCGGCAACCGCATAA
- a CDS encoding LysR family transcriptional regulator — protein MPLVSLRHLHAFSAVAAAGGIRRSSESLFRASSAVARSVAALEDSLGVQLFERKGRGMLLTRAGETVRLRADRIEAELREVRDDALRMNGRGTERAGNKVGGIDAMLNERRLQSAALLAEAHYMPGVAHALGASQSAISQAITHLENMLGQPLFLRTAHGMLPTDAGRRWIERFERVLAELRHIPEDIAALAGIVRGVVTIGALPLARSQFLPLAIAAVQARHPHLVIRSLESPYDELTAGLLSGRIDFILGALRPSSGVAFVSEALFEDKVALVARAGHPLAGEKSIAMRDLERYPWVLSRAGTPLREQFDRFFEGEGAVPPAPVVETGDLALARGLLLAGDMLTVLSVHQLYHEIRAGQLVELRFALRGMERAIGITTRRGAHLSPGASALIGELRQLGASWS, from the coding sequence ATGCCGCTCGTCAGCCTGCGCCACCTCCACGCCTTCAGCGCCGTCGCCGCCGCCGGCGGCATCCGTCGTTCCTCGGAGAGCCTGTTCCGTGCCTCGTCGGCCGTGGCCCGCTCCGTGGCCGCCCTCGAAGACAGCCTGGGTGTGCAGCTGTTCGAGCGGAAAGGACGCGGCATGCTTCTGACGCGGGCCGGCGAGACGGTCCGGTTGCGTGCCGACCGTATCGAAGCCGAGTTGCGCGAGGTGCGCGACGACGCCTTGCGGATGAACGGACGAGGCACGGAACGCGCGGGAAACAAGGTGGGCGGCATCGATGCCATGCTCAACGAGCGGCGCCTGCAGTCGGCGGCGTTGCTGGCCGAGGCCCATTACATGCCCGGCGTGGCGCACGCGCTGGGCGCGTCGCAGTCGGCCATCAGCCAGGCGATCACGCACCTGGAGAACATGCTGGGGCAGCCATTGTTCCTCCGCACCGCGCACGGGATGTTGCCGACCGATGCGGGGCGGCGCTGGATCGAACGGTTCGAACGCGTGCTCGCCGAACTGCGCCATATACCCGAGGATATCGCGGCGCTCGCGGGCATCGTGCGCGGCGTCGTCACGATCGGCGCGTTGCCGCTCGCGCGCTCGCAATTCCTGCCGCTCGCCATCGCGGCGGTCCAGGCCAGGCACCCGCACCTCGTCATCCGTTCGCTCGAAAGTCCTTATGACGAGCTGACGGCCGGCCTGCTGAGCGGGCGCATCGACTTCATCCTCGGCGCCCTGCGTCCGTCGTCCGGCGTGGCGTTCGTGTCGGAGGCGCTGTTCGAGGACAAGGTGGCCCTGGTGGCGCGTGCGGGCCATCCGCTGGCCGGCGAGAAGTCGATCGCGATGCGCGACCTGGAGCGCTATCCCTGGGTCCTGTCACGCGCCGGCACGCCGCTGCGCGAACAGTTCGACCGGTTCTTCGAGGGCGAAGGCGCCGTGCCGCCGGCGCCCGTGGTGGAAACGGGCGACCTCGCGCTCGCGCGCGGGCTATTGTTGGCGGGCGATATGCTGACGGTGCTGTCCGTGCACCAGCTGTATCACGAAATCCGTGCCGGCCAGCTGGTCGAACTGCGTTTCGCTTTGCGCGGCATGGAGCGCGCCATCGGCATCACCACGCGGCGCGGCGCGCACCTGTCGCCCGGCGCGAGCGCGCTGATCGGGGAACTGCGGCAACTCGGGGCGTCCTGGAGCTGA
- a CDS encoding 4-oxalomesaconate tautomerase, with amino-acid sequence MTTDHHSDLVPVPCILMRGGTSRGPFFLESDLPLEPALRDQVLLAAMGSPDRRQIDGLGGAHPLTSKVGIVRRSKTPGVDLDFLFAQLQPDQDTVDTSPNCGNMLAAVLPFALERGLLPIRQGTTTARVLTLNTGMQCDVTVQTRDGRLQYTGDARIDGVPGTAAPISIDFLDTAGSVCPSLLPTGHVLDRFDVDGDGIDVTLIDNGMPMVLVRAGDMGVTGYESVADLNANEALKAKLEALRLTVGPRMGLGDVTTKSYPKMCLVAAPRAGGSIATRCFIPHVCHEAIGVLAAVTVATACVLEGSVTQGIASVPAGLVKTVSVEHPTGEFSVELELDKDNPQQVNRAALLRTARPIMRGEVLVSQDIWRGK; translated from the coding sequence ATGACCACTGACCACCACTCCGACCTCGTCCCGGTGCCCTGCATCCTGATGCGCGGCGGGACGTCCCGCGGCCCATTCTTCCTCGAATCCGACCTGCCTCTGGAGCCGGCCCTGCGCGACCAGGTGCTGCTCGCGGCCATGGGCTCGCCCGACAGGCGCCAGATCGACGGCCTGGGCGGCGCGCATCCGCTCACGAGCAAGGTCGGCATCGTCCGCCGCAGCAAGACACCAGGCGTCGACCTCGATTTCCTGTTCGCCCAACTGCAGCCGGACCAGGACACCGTCGACACGTCGCCCAACTGCGGCAACATGCTCGCCGCCGTGCTGCCGTTCGCGCTGGAACGCGGCCTGCTGCCGATCCGGCAAGGCACGACCACGGCGCGCGTGCTGACCCTGAACACCGGCATGCAGTGCGACGTCACGGTGCAGACGCGGGACGGCCGTTTGCAGTACACGGGCGACGCGCGCATCGACGGCGTGCCCGGCACGGCGGCGCCGATCTCCATCGACTTCCTGGACACGGCCGGTTCCGTGTGTCCGTCGCTGCTGCCGACCGGCCATGTGCTCGACCGCTTTGACGTGGATGGCGACGGCATCGACGTCACGCTGATCGACAACGGCATGCCGATGGTGCTCGTGCGCGCCGGCGACATGGGCGTCACCGGCTACGAAAGCGTCGCCGACCTGAACGCGAACGAGGCGTTGAAGGCGAAGCTGGAAGCGCTGCGCCTGACCGTGGGCCCGCGGATGGGACTGGGCGACGTCACGACGAAGAGCTACCCGAAGATGTGCCTCGTCGCGGCGCCGCGCGCCGGCGGCAGCATCGCCACGCGCTGCTTCATCCCGCATGTGTGCCACGAGGCGATCGGCGTGCTGGCCGCCGTCACCGTCGCCACGGCGTGCGTGCTGGAAGGCTCGGTCACGCAGGGCATCGCCAGCGTGCCTGCGGGTCTCGTCAAGACCGTCTCGGTCGAGCATCCGACCGGGGAATTCAGCGTCGAGCTGGAACTCGACAAGGACAATCCGCAGCAGGTGAATCGTGCCGCCCTGCTGCGCACCGCGCGCCCAATCATGCGCGGCGAAGTACTGGTATCGCAAGACATCTGGAGAGGAAAATAA